From the Fibrobacter sp. UBA4297 genome, one window contains:
- a CDS encoding prepilin peptidase: protein MQEIPLWYWLIVFFCLGACVGSFYNVIVYRMPRGISLINPPSHCPLCKKRIPIRYNLPIVGWLWLRGKSACCKQPISVIYPIGESLCGLLGALALYAAAGFGTDFARPVLSPEVWADAAAMFWLLLGAYPVCAVDCKYKLIPDSISVGGIVAGLLISLVPGGVTPLQSVIGAVVAGGGLYLLGWIATKVLKKDAMGFGDVKLLAGYGALMGLTGAVETLLVAALLGIVIMVPYGMLAAKKAAKNKNSEDVGQIPFGPFLAIAAPIIYLWGSALVDAYFKFVLGE, encoded by the coding sequence ATGCAAGAAATTCCACTTTGGTACTGGCTAATCGTATTTTTTTGCCTCGGCGCCTGCGTCGGGAGCTTCTATAATGTCATTGTTTACCGTATGCCGCGCGGAATTTCCCTGATCAATCCGCCTTCGCACTGTCCACTTTGCAAAAAGAGAATCCCGATCCGCTACAATTTGCCGATTGTGGGCTGGCTTTGGCTGCGTGGCAAAAGCGCATGCTGCAAACAGCCGATTAGCGTGATTTACCCGATAGGGGAGAGCCTATGCGGCCTCTTGGGGGCGCTTGCCCTTTATGCGGCGGCAGGCTTCGGAACTGACTTTGCGCGACCGGTCTTGTCGCCTGAGGTCTGGGCCGATGCGGCTGCGATGTTCTGGCTTTTGCTTGGGGCTTACCCCGTTTGTGCGGTCGATTGTAAGTACAAGTTGATTCCTGATTCCATCTCGGTCGGTGGAATTGTCGCGGGCCTCTTGATTTCGCTTGTGCCGGGGGGCGTGACGCCTCTCCAGAGTGTGATTGGTGCCGTTGTTGCGGGGGGCGGACTTTATCTGCTCGGCTGGATTGCTACAAAAGTGCTCAAGAAAGACGCTATGGGTTTTGGCGATGTCAAGCTCTTGGCGGGTTACGGAGCGCTTATGGGCCTCACTGGCGCTGTCGAAACACTTTTGGTAGCCGCTTTGCTTGGCATTGTGATTATGGTCCCGTATGGGATGCTTGCCGCAAAAAAGGCGGCCAAAAACAAGAATAGCGAGGATGTCGGGCAAATTCCTTTCGGACCGTTCCTCGCCATTGCTGCCCCGATTATTTACCTCTGGGGCTCAGCGCTTGTGGATGCTTATTTTAAGTTTGTGCTAGGGGAATAG
- a CDS encoding efflux RND transporter periplasmic adaptor subunit, translating into MKKLLKIIVVIAVLAGVALGVKSFFFNGDATSQAGALISTKVVTDTIKTTISATGSLEPVDQVEVGTQVSGDIAKINVDFNSKVKKGQVIAELDKSKLQSTLKQTTISYKSAENDLNYKQSTYDRIKRLAESKSASAVELEQAEYNLNAAKLSLEQRKNEVAQARLNLSYATIKSPIDGVVLKRAVDVGQTVAASMSTPTLFVIAKDLSQMKVMAAVDEADIGQVKQGQRVTFTVDAFQNDIFNGTVQEVRLNPTTTSNVVTYTVVITAENPEQKLLPGMTATCTIVTQEITDAVTIPVKALKFMPAAGTPMVDPKDMPRPPRKTAEASDNFPPPPPGMGPGGAPSTGAKKKHKKPKLEGDHVWININGKAAPRRVKIGLSDGVNVQILKGLSVGDSVVTSQEVLSAKGSSESSAKSPFMPQRPGKKKK; encoded by the coding sequence ATGAAAAAACTCTTGAAAATCATCGTCGTTATCGCCGTTTTGGCAGGGGTTGCCCTCGGCGTCAAGTCATTCTTCTTTAACGGAGATGCCACAAGCCAGGCAGGCGCCCTCATCAGCACCAAGGTGGTGACAGACACCATCAAGACTACAATTTCGGCTACGGGTTCGTTAGAGCCGGTGGACCAGGTGGAAGTCGGTACACAGGTTTCTGGCGATATCGCCAAGATTAACGTTGATTTCAATTCCAAGGTCAAGAAAGGCCAAGTCATTGCCGAACTCGACAAGTCCAAGTTGCAATCGACTTTAAAGCAGACGACGATTTCGTACAAGAGTGCCGAAAACGACTTGAATTACAAACAAAGCACGTACGACCGCATCAAGAGGCTCGCCGAAAGCAAGAGCGCAAGTGCAGTCGAACTGGAGCAGGCTGAATACAACTTAAATGCAGCCAAGCTCTCTTTGGAACAGCGCAAGAACGAAGTGGCTCAGGCTCGCTTGAACTTGAGTTACGCGACCATCAAGAGCCCGATTGACGGCGTTGTACTGAAACGCGCAGTAGATGTCGGACAGACCGTAGCCGCCTCCATGAGCACGCCGACATTGTTCGTGATTGCAAAAGACTTGAGCCAGATGAAAGTTATGGCGGCAGTAGACGAAGCGGACATCGGACAAGTAAAGCAAGGCCAGCGCGTAACATTTACGGTGGACGCTTTCCAGAACGACATTTTCAACGGCACCGTGCAAGAAGTCCGTCTGAATCCGACTACAACAAGCAATGTGGTGACTTACACCGTCGTGATTACCGCCGAGAATCCGGAACAGAAGCTATTGCCGGGCATGACCGCCACCTGCACCATCGTCACTCAAGAAATTACGGACGCCGTTACGATCCCGGTCAAGGCGCTCAAGTTTATGCCCGCCGCAGGAACTCCGATGGTTGATCCGAAGGATATGCCTCGCCCACCGCGCAAGACCGCCGAAGCTAGCGACAACTTCCCGCCCCCGCCTCCAGGCATGGGACCGGGTGGTGCTCCAAGCACAGGCGCCAAGAAAAAACACAAGAAGCCCAAGCTTGAAGGCGACCACGTATGGATTAACATCAACGGCAAGGCAGCTCCGCGTCGCGTGAAGATAGGTCTTAGCGATGGCGTGAACGTCCAGATTCTCAAGGGCCTGAGCGTTGGAGATTCCGTGGTTACGAGTCAGGAAGTTCTTTCGGCAAAGGGTTCAAGCGAATCAAGCGCTAAAAGCCCGTTCATGCCGCAGAGGCCCGGGAAAAAGAAGAAGTAG
- a CDS encoding cation diffusion facilitator family transporter, whose product MTRVRKKDDSSEVRKVTWVGLGWNAALSVAKFVVGVVGNSQALVADAIHSASDFVTDVAVIVGSHFWNSPPDAEHPYGHRRFETLITIGIGLAVAAVGVGIGYKAVLALLAGEASHPETSVAVMAFASIVIKEILFRYTRNAGRKIRSQVLEANAWHHRSDSFSSIPVLVAVVFAILLPQLWFADSVGALVVAFFIMHSAIEIAAPGLRQLVDRGADPDVLGKLRNLALSHPKVISLHGLRSRYVGSDLHVDVHIVVDDRMTLKDAHDVAEEVEQRLIDSNENVVDALVHIDPYNANRAAQGEIKTIEK is encoded by the coding sequence ATGACTCGCGTACGCAAAAAAGACGATAGTTCTGAAGTCCGCAAAGTGACTTGGGTGGGGCTTGGCTGGAACGCCGCGCTTTCCGTTGCCAAGTTTGTTGTGGGCGTAGTGGGGAATTCCCAGGCGCTCGTTGCTGATGCTATCCACAGTGCGTCTGATTTTGTGACTGATGTCGCCGTGATTGTCGGTAGCCACTTTTGGAACTCGCCACCGGATGCCGAGCACCCTTACGGGCACCGCCGATTCGAAACGCTCATTACGATTGGCATTGGCCTTGCCGTTGCTGCCGTGGGCGTTGGCATTGGGTATAAGGCTGTCCTTGCGCTTTTGGCGGGCGAGGCTTCACACCCGGAAACGTCTGTTGCTGTGATGGCTTTTGCCTCCATTGTGATAAAGGAAATCCTCTTCCGCTATACGCGAAATGCCGGGCGAAAAATCCGAAGCCAGGTGCTCGAGGCGAACGCTTGGCACCACCGCAGTGACTCCTTTAGTTCGATTCCTGTGCTTGTGGCGGTCGTTTTTGCCATTTTGCTCCCGCAGCTTTGGTTTGCGGACTCCGTCGGTGCGTTGGTTGTTGCGTTTTTCATTATGCATTCGGCGATTGAAATTGCGGCTCCGGGGCTTCGACAGCTTGTGGATCGCGGTGCAGACCCGGATGTTCTTGGAAAATTGCGCAATTTGGCACTTTCGCACCCAAAAGTCATCAGTTTGCATGGGCTCCGTTCCCGCTACGTCGGGAGTGACCTGCATGTGGACGTGCATATTGTGGTCGATGACCGGATGACTCTGAAAGATGCCCATGACGTCGCCGAAGAGGTGGAACAGCGGCTTATCGACTCGAATGAAAACGTCGTCGATGCGCTCGTGCACATTGACCCCTACAACGCCAATCGCGCTGCCCAGGGCGAAATCAAGACGATTGAGAAGTAG
- a CDS encoding aldo/keto reductase: MVLDEFYKLNNGQRIPKIALGTWQTPNDVAATAVATAIDAGYRHIDTAIAYENEAGVGAGLKAALKSTGIHRESIFITTKIPAEVKNYADTVRCIQESMDRLDACHIDMMLIHAPRPWAEMGVPNGNHYYRENVDVWNALEEAYEAGKIRAIGVSNFEIDDLNNLLAGTRVMPAVNQIRVHIGHVPTDLIDFCEQAGILVEAYSPNATGRLLKVPEVCAMAEKYHVSVPQLASRFVLQLGLLPLPKSVHEERIRQNAKLDFEINSNDMAALLEIDGL; the protein is encoded by the coding sequence ATGGTACTTGACGAATTTTACAAGTTGAATAATGGGCAGCGAATCCCGAAAATTGCTTTGGGCACATGGCAAACCCCAAATGACGTGGCGGCAACCGCTGTTGCGACCGCTATTGATGCGGGCTATCGCCATATTGATACCGCAATCGCCTACGAAAATGAGGCGGGAGTCGGTGCTGGGCTCAAGGCGGCGCTAAAATCGACTGGAATTCACCGTGAAAGTATTTTTATCACGACGAAAATCCCTGCCGAAGTCAAGAATTATGCTGATACGGTACGCTGTATCCAGGAATCGATGGATCGCTTGGATGCATGCCATATCGACATGATGCTCATTCATGCTCCGCGTCCGTGGGCCGAAATGGGCGTCCCTAACGGAAACCATTATTACCGTGAAAATGTGGATGTCTGGAATGCGCTAGAAGAAGCATACGAAGCGGGTAAAATCCGTGCGATTGGCGTCTCTAATTTTGAAATTGACGACTTGAACAATTTGCTGGCGGGAACCCGCGTGATGCCTGCAGTGAACCAGATTCGCGTTCATATTGGACATGTGCCGACGGATTTGATTGACTTCTGCGAACAGGCTGGAATCTTGGTGGAAGCGTATTCGCCGAATGCGACAGGGCGCCTATTGAAAGTGCCCGAAGTCTGTGCGATGGCGGAAAAGTACCACGTTTCGGTGCCGCAGCTTGCAAGCCGCTTTGTGTTGCAGCTCGGGCTTTTGCCGCTCCCGAAATCCGTACACGAAGAACGCATCCGTCAGAACGCGAAGCTCGATTTCGAAATCAATTCGAACGACATGGCTGCGCTTTTGGAAATTGATGGACTGTAA
- a CDS encoding aldolase catalytic domain-containing protein, protein MYYETIKVLDCTIRDGGLVNKHDFSLEFVRRLYTLLTAAGVDYMEMGYKNSPELFDPKEYGPWKFCDDDLLWKVKDGIDSKMKMAVMADVGRVNMDAVKPASESPYQMFRVASYVKNIDKGISMVNAFHDMGYETTLNIMAVSRDRGPELDEALHQVNEECKADVLYLVDSFGAFYQEDIDKELARYKGIVKNKKFGFHGHNNQQLAFSNTIQAIINHVDYLDGSVSGMGRGAGNCTTELLLGFLKNPKYDLRPVLDAIQELFLPLQSKYEWGYIIPQMITGMLNRHPQDAIAVRKTEEKDMYRKFYEHMIND, encoded by the coding sequence ATGTACTACGAAACCATTAAAGTTCTTGACTGCACCATCCGCGATGGCGGTCTCGTCAACAAGCACGATTTTTCTCTTGAATTCGTGCGTAGATTGTACACCCTTCTCACTGCAGCCGGCGTAGACTACATGGAAATGGGTTACAAGAACTCCCCAGAACTCTTCGACCCGAAGGAATACGGTCCGTGGAAGTTCTGCGATGACGATTTGCTCTGGAAGGTCAAGGACGGCATCGATTCCAAGATGAAGATGGCCGTGATGGCTGACGTGGGCCGCGTCAACATGGATGCCGTGAAGCCCGCTTCCGAAAGTCCGTACCAGATGTTCCGCGTGGCAAGCTACGTCAAGAACATCGACAAGGGCATCAGCATGGTGAATGCCTTCCACGACATGGGCTATGAAACGACGCTCAACATCATGGCCGTGAGCCGCGACCGCGGTCCGGAACTTGACGAAGCCCTCCACCAGGTCAACGAAGAATGCAAGGCCGACGTGCTTTACCTCGTCGACAGCTTCGGCGCATTCTACCAGGAAGACATCGACAAGGAACTTGCCCGCTACAAAGGCATCGTGAAGAACAAGAAGTTCGGCTTCCACGGTCACAACAACCAGCAGCTCGCCTTCTCCAACACGATCCAGGCTATCATCAACCACGTCGACTACCTCGATGGCTCCGTGTCCGGCATGGGCCGCGGCGCAGGCAACTGCACCACGGAACTCCTCCTCGGCTTCCTCAAGAATCCGAAGTACGACCTCCGCCCGGTTCTCGACGCCATCCAGGAACTCTTCTTGCCGTTGCAGAGCAAATACGAATGGGGTTACATCATCCCGCAGATGATCACGGGTATGCTCAACCGCCATCCGCAAGATGCCATCGCCGTCCGCAAGACCGAAGAAAAGGACATGTATCGCAAGTTCTACGAACACATGATCAATGACTAA
- a CDS encoding glycoside hydrolase family 9 protein: MHINKLSPIFSAAVLLGAGAASADTKFYYNQVGYDVGRPISVIVKSDNLVDGAEFSVMSSGAAVKTGKLSVGSNPDNWLSNGKFYVADLTGLMAGKYTLLVSENGQPQNSGEFTVAENALAKNTLATVLDYFYNDRANNPTVEGWDKSMSVYKSDKKVDVHGGWYDASGDVSKYLSHLSYANYLNPQQIPLTVWSLAFAAERIPTLLASTSTKAKTADEAAYGADFLVRMLAEEGYFYMTVFDNWGSPYGKREICAFSGQDGDKSADYQTAFREGGGMAIAALASAARLKLKGDYTSEEYLSAAEKAYKHLSEKQGIGKSCAYCDDGKENIIDDYTALLAATELYAVTKNSEYLADARKRAEHLEDRLSDDGYFWSDDDKKRPFWHASDAGLPLIALVRYAEIEASIGYLKENKFDEVDVWFCPTCIGCECGNRLLTDVGVAIEKHSKWLISVTNKVDNPFGYARQTYKTQGSIKDGFFIPHDNESNYWWQGEDARIAGLAAAATYAVRALDGEVADSVQKYATDQLDWILGKNPYATCMMYGKGTKNPQEYDGQSKYDATLEGGIANGITGKNQDGSGIAWTDDGVAAVGFDSMKESWQVWRWDEQWLPHSTWYLMALVERYDEVSKKVEQSRSALPKSVAMARFSVSLVGKTLALKLPRFAVGGAVKILDVRGNVLMQKTVQSMNESLDVGAFKSGLYLVQIQGFSAKKFVVK; encoded by the coding sequence ATGCATATAAATAAGCTTTCCCCGATTTTTTCTGCCGCGGTTCTTTTGGGCGCGGGCGCAGCTTCTGCTGATACCAAGTTTTATTATAATCAGGTCGGTTACGATGTCGGTCGGCCTATTTCCGTGATTGTCAAGAGCGATAATCTTGTGGATGGTGCCGAGTTTAGCGTGATGTCTAGCGGAGCTGCTGTCAAGACGGGTAAGCTTTCGGTGGGGTCGAATCCGGATAATTGGCTCTCTAATGGCAAGTTTTATGTGGCGGATTTGACGGGCCTTATGGCGGGCAAGTACACGCTCCTGGTTTCTGAGAATGGGCAGCCACAAAATTCGGGTGAATTTACCGTTGCTGAAAACGCGCTTGCGAAAAATACGCTTGCGACAGTGCTCGATTATTTTTACAATGATCGTGCGAATAACCCGACTGTTGAAGGATGGGACAAGAGTATGTCGGTTTACAAGTCCGATAAAAAGGTCGATGTTCATGGCGGCTGGTACGATGCGAGTGGTGACGTGAGCAAATACCTTTCGCATTTGTCTTATGCAAACTACTTGAATCCGCAGCAGATTCCCCTGACGGTTTGGTCGCTTGCCTTTGCTGCAGAACGCATCCCGACGTTGCTTGCCTCGACATCGACCAAGGCAAAAACGGCTGATGAGGCCGCTTACGGTGCGGATTTCTTAGTGCGCATGCTTGCTGAAGAAGGTTATTTCTACATGACGGTCTTTGATAACTGGGGATCGCCTTATGGCAAGCGTGAAATTTGTGCGTTCAGCGGTCAGGATGGTGACAAGAGTGCGGATTACCAAACGGCCTTCCGTGAAGGCGGTGGCATGGCGATTGCAGCTCTCGCAAGTGCAGCAAGGCTTAAGCTGAAAGGCGATTACACTTCGGAAGAGTACCTCTCGGCGGCTGAAAAGGCATATAAGCATTTGTCCGAAAAACAGGGAATCGGCAAATCGTGTGCCTACTGCGACGATGGTAAAGAAAACATCATTGACGATTACACGGCGCTTTTGGCGGCGACGGAACTTTATGCGGTGACGAAAAATAGTGAATATTTGGCGGATGCGCGCAAACGTGCTGAACATCTTGAAGACCGTTTGAGCGATGATGGCTATTTCTGGAGCGATGATGATAAAAAGCGTCCGTTCTGGCATGCGAGCGATGCTGGTCTTCCGCTGATTGCACTTGTCCGCTATGCCGAAATTGAAGCATCTATTGGTTATTTAAAAGAAAATAAATTTGATGAAGTCGATGTGTGGTTTTGCCCAACTTGCATTGGGTGCGAATGCGGCAATAGACTTTTGACGGATGTTGGTGTGGCAATTGAAAAGCATTCCAAATGGCTAATTTCTGTTACGAATAAGGTAGACAATCCGTTTGGATACGCTCGCCAGACTTACAAGACTCAAGGTTCTATCAAGGATGGCTTCTTTATCCCGCATGATAATGAAAGCAATTATTGGTGGCAGGGTGAAGATGCCCGTATTGCAGGCCTTGCTGCTGCAGCAACGTATGCCGTTCGTGCTTTGGATGGCGAAGTTGCCGATAGCGTTCAGAAATACGCAACCGATCAGCTCGACTGGATTTTGGGCAAGAATCCGTATGCCACTTGCATGATGTACGGCAAGGGAACGAAGAATCCGCAAGAGTATGATGGTCAGTCGAAATACGATGCGACGCTTGAGGGCGGTATTGCAAACGGCATTACCGGCAAGAATCAGGACGGCTCGGGTATTGCCTGGACGGATGATGGTGTTGCTGCAGTGGGCTTTGATTCCATGAAGGAATCTTGGCAGGTGTGGCGCTGGGACGAACAGTGGCTTCCGCACAGCACTTGGTACTTGATGGCTCTTGTTGAACGCTATGACGAAGTTTCGAAGAAAGTGGAACAGTCTCGTTCTGCATTGCCGAAGTCTGTGGCTATGGCGAGGTTCAGCGTGTCGCTTGTCGGCAAGACTCTTGCGCTGAAATTGCCGCGTTTTGCGGTTGGCGGTGCCGTTAAGATTCTCGATGTGCGTGGCAATGTGCTAATGCAAAAGACCGTTCAAAGTATGAACGAATCGCTTGATGTGGGGGCGTTCAAGAGCGGACTTTATCTTGTGCAAATTCAGGGCTTCTCCGCCAAGAAGTTTGTTGTAAAGTAA
- the pheS gene encoding phenylalanine--tRNA ligase subunit alpha — translation MSEAINNVKQAFDAELAQTDLTNQEAVNNLRVKYLGKKGAVTDLMKQMGSLSAEERPAYGKLVNELKVAVSEAIDKAIETANEAALQKKLASGAVDITLPGAGIAAGSTHPLYDVREEIIDFFAQMGFDVDFGRDIETDWYNFEALNTPPDHPSRDMQDTFYVDNKVMLRTHTSGTQIHYMETHKPPFRMIAPGHVFRVDNDATHAPMFQQCEGLVVDENISFADLKGVLQVFMNKLFGAGVKTRFRPSFFPFTEPSAEMDVSCVFCGGKGCRRCKGTGWMEIGGCGSVDPNVFKNCGIDAEKFTGFAFGFGLDRIAMLRHEIPEIGLLTANDQRFLSQF, via the coding sequence ATGAGTGAAGCTATTAACAATGTCAAGCAGGCCTTTGATGCAGAACTTGCACAAACGGACCTCACCAATCAAGAAGCGGTCAATAATCTCCGCGTAAAGTACCTCGGCAAGAAGGGCGCCGTTACCGACCTCATGAAACAGATGGGCTCCTTGAGCGCCGAAGAACGCCCCGCTTACGGCAAGCTCGTGAACGAACTGAAGGTTGCCGTTTCCGAAGCTATCGACAAGGCTATCGAAACTGCGAACGAAGCCGCTCTCCAGAAGAAGCTCGCTAGCGGCGCTGTCGATATCACGCTCCCGGGCGCTGGCATCGCTGCCGGTTCTACGCACCCGCTGTACGACGTTCGCGAAGAAATCATCGACTTCTTTGCGCAGATGGGTTTTGATGTGGACTTCGGTCGTGACATCGAAACGGATTGGTACAACTTTGAAGCGCTCAACACTCCGCCTGACCATCCGAGCCGCGACATGCAGGACACGTTCTACGTCGATAACAAGGTCATGCTCCGCACGCATACATCGGGCACCCAGATTCACTACATGGAAACGCACAAACCGCCTTTCCGCATGATTGCTCCGGGCCACGTGTTCCGCGTCGATAACGATGCGACCCACGCTCCGATGTTCCAGCAGTGCGAAGGTCTTGTCGTTGACGAAAACATTAGCTTTGCCGACCTCAAGGGTGTGCTCCAGGTGTTCATGAACAAACTCTTTGGCGCAGGCGTCAAGACTCGCTTCCGTCCGAGTTTCTTCCCGTTCACGGAACCGTCCGCAGAAATGGACGTGAGCTGCGTGTTCTGCGGTGGCAAGGGCTGCCGTCGTTGCAAGGGCACGGGCTGGATGGAAATCGGCGGTTGCGGTTCTGTGGACCCGAACGTGTTCAAGAACTGCGGCATCGATGCTGAAAAGTTCACCGGCTTTGCATTCGGTTTCGGTCTTGACCGTATCGCCATGCTCCGCCACGAAATCCCGGAAATCGGTCTCCTCACGGCAAACGACCAACGCTTCCTCAGCCAGTTCTAA
- a CDS encoding ArsR/SmtB family transcription factor, translated as MNKIDYTKIAKQLKVLAEPKRLKIINLLSNGDMCATDILKEFRVSQPTLSHDMKALVDGKFVIADRIGQKTLYSLNPDTIFDLQATLGDICNEDL; from the coding sequence ATGAATAAAATTGACTACACAAAAATTGCAAAACAACTTAAGGTCCTGGCAGAACCAAAACGCCTTAAAATCATCAACCTGCTATCTAACGGAGATATGTGCGCCACCGACATTCTAAAGGAGTTTCGAGTGTCGCAGCCAACACTTTCGCACGACATGAAGGCACTTGTCGATGGTAAATTCGTAATAGCGGACCGCATTGGTCAAAAAACGCTCTACAGTCTAAATCCGGACACGATTTTCGATCTTCAGGCAACGCTCGGCGATATCTGCAACGAAGATTTGTAA
- a CDS encoding glycoside hydrolase family 3 protein has protein sequence ATAEEAKTIVYVIGEVPYAEWFGDYRGDDFNNKIITKKARTDMSFNSTDRDIAQIKEWQKAGHKVTVVLITGRPLPITSLINAADAFVVAWLPGSEGSGVADVLFGKVKPTGKLPHTWPKDAGQIPINVGDGKKGLYPYGFGLTY, from the coding sequence CGCCACCGCCGAAGAAGCAAAGACCATCGTCTATGTTATCGGTGAAGTTCCGTACGCCGAATGGTTCGGCGACTACCGCGGCGATGATTTCAACAACAAAATCATCACCAAGAAAGCAAGAACCGACATGTCATTCAACAGCACCGATAGAGACATCGCGCAAATTAAGGAATGGCAAAAGGCAGGCCACAAAGTGACCGTCGTGCTCATCACCGGTCGCCCGCTCCCCATCACCTCGCTCATCAACGCCGCCGATGCATTTGTCGTCGCATGGCTCCCCGGCAGCGAAGGGTCAGGTGTTGCAGACGTGCTCTTTGGCAAAGTCAAGCCCACTGGCAAGCTCCCGCACACTTGGCCCAAAGACGCAGGACAAATCCCGATCAACGTTGGCGACGGGAAAAAGGGACTGTACCCGTACGGCTTTGGGCTGACGTATTAA
- a CDS encoding glycoside hydrolase family 3 N-terminal domain-containing protein, translating to MSFPKIGIFAFSTLVAVTAVQASIKGTIVDESGAPVHNAAVTVRTLPKLIANARTLTNDNGAFSLGNAKKGQSIVVRKAGFLPETLSVVPGKKNYGNITLKRAPIENRIDSIMAKMTLDDMIAQMAQAKAPTVKCGNSICGSALEGGGAYTADFYANAWKQKIPVTYGKDNVHGVADVENATIFPHNIGLGATRDSALVRKIGQAVAEEMWAAHIDLNFAPAITVPQDERWGRVYEGFGETTELAVDLGAAFVRGQQGDNNDAEWRVITTLKHFIGDGATDNGYDRGNATMTDKVLRQKYLPPYEAGIEQGALSVMASFNQVNGIHQHVDSAKITGILKTELAFDGYVIADWEGIESSTTPGAAGDYSPGLVTGISSKDAIKNAINAGLDMAMVPQSAESFVKSMKELVASGAISEERVKDACRRILRAKIRAGRIDNPSGPAAYVGVIKNIGSAEHRKLAREAVQKSLVILKNKKVLPLKTTDKIFVTGSHANNTGLQCGAWTLGWQGTMENVPG from the coding sequence ATGAGCTTTCCAAAAATCGGCATCTTTGCATTTTCGACTTTAGTGGCCGTCACTGCAGTTCAGGCAAGCATCAAAGGAACCATCGTCGACGAATCGGGCGCTCCCGTCCACAATGCGGCAGTCACCGTCAGGACGCTTCCGAAGCTCATCGCCAACGCGCGAACACTCACAAACGACAACGGCGCATTCAGCTTGGGCAACGCCAAGAAAGGCCAAAGCATCGTCGTACGCAAAGCAGGATTTTTACCCGAAACGCTCAGCGTCGTTCCTGGCAAAAAGAATTACGGCAACATCACGCTAAAGCGCGCCCCGATTGAAAACCGCATAGACAGCATCATGGCAAAAATGACGCTCGACGACATGATTGCACAAATGGCGCAAGCCAAAGCCCCGACCGTAAAATGCGGCAACAGTATCTGCGGGTCCGCACTCGAGGGCGGCGGCGCTTACACGGCAGACTTTTACGCCAACGCGTGGAAACAGAAAATCCCAGTCACCTACGGCAAGGACAACGTCCACGGCGTCGCCGACGTAGAGAACGCAACGATTTTCCCGCACAACATCGGGCTCGGCGCCACGCGAGATTCCGCACTCGTCCGTAAAATCGGGCAAGCCGTCGCCGAAGAAATGTGGGCTGCACACATTGACTTGAACTTTGCACCAGCCATCACTGTTCCGCAGGACGAACGCTGGGGCCGCGTGTACGAAGGCTTTGGTGAAACAACGGAACTTGCCGTTGACCTCGGAGCCGCATTTGTACGCGGTCAGCAAGGCGACAACAATGACGCCGAATGGCGCGTCATTACAACCCTCAAACACTTCATTGGCGACGGCGCCACAGACAATGGTTACGACCGCGGGAACGCCACCATGACAGACAAAGTTCTCCGCCAAAAGTATTTGCCGCCTTACGAAGCCGGCATTGAACAAGGCGCATTAAGCGTCATGGCAAGCTTTAACCAGGTGAATGGCATCCACCAGCACGTAGACTCCGCAAAAATCACAGGCATCCTCAAGACCGAACTTGCATTTGACGGTTACGTTATCGCCGACTGGGAAGGCATCGAAAGCTCCACAACGCCAGGCGCCGCAGGCGACTACTCGCCCGGGCTCGTCACCGGAATTTCTTCGAAAGACGCCATCAAGAACGCCATCAACGCAGGTCTCGACATGGCGATGGTCCCGCAATCCGCCGAAAGCTTTGTCAAGAGCATGAAGGAACTCGTCGCATCGGGCGCAATCAGCGAAGAACGCGTCAAGGACGCATGCCGCAGAATCTTGCGCGCCAAAATCCGCGCGGGAAGAATCGACAATCCAAGCGGCCCAGCCGCTTACGTTGGCGTCATAAAGAACATCGGCAGTGCAGAGCACCGCAAGCTCGCCCGCGAAGCCGTGCAAAAGAGCCTCGTCATTTTGAAAAACAAAAAAGTTCTCCCGCTTAAGACAACAGACAAGATTTTCGTTACCGGTAGCCACGCCAACAACACTGGCTTACAATGCGGTGCATGGACTCTAGGCTGGCAAGGCACCATGGAAAACGTCCCCGG